The Deltaproteobacteria bacterium genome window below encodes:
- a CDS encoding histidinol-phosphate transaminase yields MKTPAYIDVLSAYEPGKPISVLQRETGVADIVKLASNENPLGPSPKAMAAMQRALPALHRYPDDGFALKQALAAHYGVPPDEIVLGSGSDSLMLAIVRAFVSEGGEVVTSQWSFAQYYLMPQSRGAVVRAAPMHDYRYDLAAVAALVTDRTQLIFLANPNNPTGTMYTRAEWAAFYARIPPQIPIVCDEAYAEFVQGDPEWPDSLRERHDNVITLRTFSKAYGLAGLRLGFAIATPAVAHTLHKVKLPFEPSGLALVAGTAALEDQAFVREYVTLVREERAWVTAQLQRLGIAVVPSVANFVLVHFPTVADAARIHGALEARGIIVRPLAAAGLPQALRITIGRPDENRRLMAALEVS; encoded by the coding sequence ATGAAAACACCGGCGTACATCGACGTACTCTCCGCGTATGAGCCGGGCAAGCCGATCTCGGTATTGCAGCGTGAGACGGGCGTTGCCGACATCGTAAAGTTGGCGTCGAACGAAAATCCGTTAGGCCCGTCACCGAAGGCCATGGCCGCGATGCAGCGCGCGTTGCCTGCATTGCATCGCTATCCTGACGACGGATTCGCCCTGAAGCAGGCATTGGCTGCGCATTACGGCGTACCGCCGGACGAGATTGTTCTTGGGAGTGGCTCGGACAGTCTGATGTTGGCGATCGTGCGCGCGTTCGTGAGCGAAGGCGGCGAGGTTGTGACGTCGCAGTGGTCATTTGCGCAATATTATTTGATGCCGCAGTCGCGGGGCGCCGTGGTGCGGGCCGCGCCGATGCACGACTATCGTTACGACTTGGCGGCCGTCGCCGCGCTCGTGACCGATCGGACGCAACTGATTTTTCTGGCGAACCCGAACAATCCAACCGGCACAATGTACACCCGTGCCGAGTGGGCGGCATTTTACGCGCGGATTCCGCCGCAGATCCCGATCGTTTGCGACGAGGCCTACGCCGAATTCGTGCAGGGCGATCCGGAGTGGCCCGATTCGTTGCGGGAGCGGCACGACAACGTCATTACGTTGCGCACGTTCTCGAAGGCGTATGGCCTGGCCGGACTGCGACTTGGATTTGCGATCGCCACGCCGGCAGTGGCGCACACGCTGCACAAAGTGAAACTCCCGTTCGAGCCGTCGGGGTTGGCGTTAGTCGCCGGCACTGCGGCACTCGAAGATCAAGCGTTTGTCCGCGAGTATGTGACATTAGTGCGCGAGGAGCGGGCGTGGGTGACGGCGCAGTTACAGCGTCTCGGGATCGCCGTCGTCCCCAGTGTCGCTAATTTTGTCTTGGTCCACTTTCCTACAGTCGCGGATGCCGCGCGGATCCATGGTGCATTGGAGGCGCGCGGCATCATCGTCCGCCCGCTCGCCGCCGCCGGCCTGCCGCAGGCGCTGCGGATCACGATCGGTCGCCCGGACGAAAATCGCCGCCTGATGGCGGCGCTGGAGGTAAGTTGA
- a CDS encoding DUF4286 family protein, producing the protein MGHVIYNVALILEPSVEHEWREWMLAVHIPEVLRVPGFLDATMYRQEVVGVPAARPQYVNSYRVQSREALQAYCDGAEAKRLRAEHEARFGDRVTALRTVWSVVQTYCGIDK; encoded by the coding sequence ATGGGACACGTCATATATAATGTTGCGCTGATCCTGGAGCCGAGCGTTGAACATGAATGGCGGGAATGGATGCTCGCCGTGCATATCCCGGAAGTCTTGCGGGTTCCGGGTTTTCTGGATGCCACGATGTATCGGCAAGAGGTCGTGGGGGTCCCAGCGGCGCGGCCGCAATACGTGAATAGTTACCGCGTGCAGTCTCGGGAGGCCCTGCAAGCCTATTGCGACGGCGCCGAGGCAAAACGCCTCCGTGCCGAGCATGAAGCGCGTTTCGGGGACCGCGTGACCGCGCTGCGGACCGTATGGAGTGTGGTGCAGACTTATTGTGGAATTGACAAATAG
- a CDS encoding LysE family transporter has translation MYLAEFLTVVVVHLLAVMSPGPDFVMICRNSVVHSRQAGVYSAVGLGLGIVVHVTYSLVGIGFVIAKSLLLFTLLKYVGAAYLIYLGYQCLRAPLLQPHPRDGHARGELGQWAALRMGFLTNVLNPKATLFFFALFTLVIHPQTPKGIQILYGLEMSVMTFVWFALVATLLSHQRIRMRFTSIQHQLERAFGVILVALAVKVALSVRP, from the coding sequence ATGTATCTGGCAGAATTTCTCACGGTAGTCGTAGTCCACTTATTGGCGGTGATGAGTCCGGGGCCGGATTTTGTGATGATCTGCCGCAATAGCGTGGTGCACTCGCGCCAGGCCGGGGTGTACTCCGCAGTCGGTTTAGGGCTGGGAATTGTGGTCCATGTCACGTATTCGTTGGTCGGCATTGGGTTCGTGATTGCGAAATCCCTGCTGCTGTTTACGTTGTTGAAGTACGTCGGGGCGGCGTATTTGATCTATCTTGGCTACCAATGTCTGCGCGCACCGCTGCTCCAACCGCATCCGCGCGATGGACACGCGCGAGGCGAACTGGGTCAATGGGCCGCGCTGCGGATGGGATTTTTGACCAACGTCCTCAATCCCAAGGCCACCTTGTTTTTCTTCGCGCTGTTCACGCTCGTGATCCATCCGCAGACGCCGAAGGGGATTCAAATACTGTATGGCCTGGAAATGTCCGTGATGACGTTTGTCTGGTTCGCGTTAGTGGCGACGTTGTTGTCCCATCAACGCATCCGCATGCGATTTACTTCGATACAGCATCAGTTGGAACGAGCATTCGGCGTCATCCTTGTGGCGTTGGCCGTGAAAGTGGCGTTGTCAGTGAGGCCGTAG
- the pabB gene encoding aminodeoxychorismate synthase component I, giving the protein MSYTITPQPYRPLEDALPEVAPYVLLKTGVVTPRDRWSILGWDPWCFWMPTAVADPLRELDALIAQVRRAVPPTDPALPIPLLMGALSYDLGRTIESITASADDPWKMPQAIAYAFRNYLIADEQERRMWSVSVNPRSIVQKPLPRSAGDAGGRPPDWSRGASARPTLTDLVADSEQRSLEGPAGGRTRQLEAQRATQVDGVVISSNFTRPAYLAAVAQIRAMIAAGDCYQVNLSQQCTLSTDRSAATIFRAALQANPAPMMALIDTGAWQIISTSPERLLQKNGATLLSRPIKGTRPRGMDAVADDRLRAALAASAKDHAELAMIIDLVRNDLGRVAKVGSVAVPEPWVIETYANVHHLVASVTAEAQPTVPWSALLRAVFPGGSITGCPKVQAMRVIEQLEGVRRGFYCGSVGYIDVQGNGDWNIAIRTITLQNGTAVLNLGGGIVYDSDPATEYDETLQKGATLFAALGRPPVSTQGDR; this is encoded by the coding sequence ATGTCGTACACCATTACGCCGCAGCCCTATCGACCGCTGGAAGACGCGTTGCCGGAGGTGGCGCCGTACGTGTTGCTCAAGACCGGCGTGGTCACGCCGCGCGACCGTTGGTCGATCCTCGGCTGGGACCCGTGGTGCTTCTGGATGCCGACTGCTGTCGCCGATCCGCTGCGCGAGCTGGACGCGCTCATTGCCCAAGTTCGCCGGGCCGTGCCACCCACCGACCCTGCACTCCCCATCCCGCTGTTGATGGGCGCCCTCAGCTACGACCTCGGCCGGACCATCGAATCGATTACGGCATCTGCCGACGATCCATGGAAGATGCCACAAGCGATTGCATACGCCTTTCGAAACTATCTGATCGCCGATGAACAGGAACGTCGGATGTGGAGCGTATCTGTCAACCCACGATCAATAGTTCAGAAGCCCTTGCCCCGCTCCGCGGGTGACGCCGGCGGAAGGCCTCCAGACTGGAGCCGCGGAGCGTCAGCAAGGCCGACACTTACGGACCTAGTAGCCGATAGTGAGCAGCGAAGTCTGGAGGGACCCGCCGGCGGCAGGACCCGCCAACTCGAAGCGCAAAGAGCAACGCAAGTGGACGGCGTCGTCATTTCCTCCAACTTCACGCGTCCTGCCTACCTCGCCGCGGTGGCACAAATCCGCGCAATGATCGCCGCCGGGGATTGCTATCAAGTCAACTTGTCCCAACAATGCACGCTGTCGACCGATCGCTCGGCCGCGACCATTTTCCGTGCGGCGCTCCAGGCCAATCCCGCGCCGATGATGGCGTTGATCGACACGGGCGCGTGGCAAATCATCTCGACGTCACCCGAGCGATTGTTGCAAAAAAACGGTGCGACGTTGCTGTCACGCCCGATCAAAGGGACGCGGCCACGCGGCATGGACGCTGTAGCGGATGACCGACTGCGCGCCGCGTTGGCTGCGAGTGCCAAGGATCACGCGGAGCTGGCGATGATCATCGACTTAGTGCGCAACGATTTAGGGCGCGTGGCAAAGGTCGGGAGTGTCGCCGTGCCGGAGCCGTGGGTGATCGAGACGTATGCGAACGTGCACCACCTCGTCGCAAGCGTGACGGCAGAAGCGCAGCCCACAGTCCCATGGAGCGCGCTGTTGCGGGCGGTGTTCCCCGGCGGGTCGATCACGGGATGCCCGAAAGTGCAGGCGATGCGGGTGATCGAACAGCTCGAAGGTGTGCGGCGCGGGTTTTATTGCGGCTCGGTCGGATACATCGACGTGCAGGGGAACGGCGATTGGAATATCGCCATCCGGACGATCACGCTGCAGAACGGCACGGCGGTATTGAATTTAGGCGGCGGAATCGTTTATGACTCCGACCCGGCGACGGAATACGACGAAACGTTACAGAAAGGCGCCACGCTGTTTGCCGCTCTCGGCCGACCGCCGGTGTCCACACAGGGGGACCGATGA